The proteins below are encoded in one region of Aphelocoma coerulescens isolate FSJ_1873_10779 chromosome 4, UR_Acoe_1.0, whole genome shotgun sequence:
- the SEL1L3 gene encoding protein sel-1 homolog 3 — MRPPAEPRGPPPLLLVLLTNFVLSFGKETLQTTAVAPQFQKNMDYVDFIHLNILEKKVLNNSEVSVQYLCSKPCIISLEAVASSEFRTGVPVYRRRWKDEKNLYVSRTRQVHLKFPSIMVYRDDYIIRNSIIVHSVILYAWISHKSASNYDDEQSEDYQAAVAKNYTFLEAVPPFERPYKDHKVCLQWGADYLWMLQANRIPQCPHESDGVQLLEFIYASSGEKTGIVKKFEQFENRELETVRQHQIDYPMFTISIWLYLLHHCEKDLCGILYFIDSKEMYGTPAVFLNEEGYVHIQMHLVRGDDLAVKTSFSLPLKQWFRLDISFKGGQIEVSSVGKNLKRHHHQSFTFREDFYYDDTAGYFVLGGSGYVNGIEAFFGPVKYYRLSVLETEQISNPHHDKDIVEQIEVYYERCMDIQEIVYDYTYIVRQGEKMRRSCYYENYYLELIHKYGEKSKCDAFMWGKELREKYHTLFKLLQEMDFSSPDVLEDGSDTVVEVGRRIFEKVVKALSSANGLSNLGSSVPLLVDSSCCGYHKASYFLAVIFETGLGVPVDRIKGLLYSLVGAQGNERLSVMNLGYKHYQGINNYPLDLELSYAYYSNIAIKTSLDQHNIKGEQAFVETIRLMDDELLKAQTKENGDVFMWLKHEATRGNAAAQQRLAQMLFWGQQGVAKNPEAAIEWYAKGAIETEDPVLIYDYAIVLFKGQGVKKNIKLALELMKKAAAKGLPQAVNGLGWYYHNFKRDYRKAAKHWLIAEELGNPDASYNLGVLYLDGIYPGVPGRNQTVAARYFYKAAQGGHIEGTLRCSLYYITGNMEDFPREPEKAVIWAKHIAEKNGYLGHVIRKALNAYLELSWHEALLHYILAAETGIEVSQSNLAHICEERPDLARKYLATDCVWRYYNFSVSQVNAPSFAYLKMGDFYYYGYQNQSKDLELSMRMYAQAALEGDSQGFFNLALVIEEGNSIPSYILDHLEIDQALHSSNTSLLQELYYRCWNNSNQESISPCSLALLYFYMRVLWNNVLHSTLIYFMGTFLLSILVAFAVQSFQSLSAHNSAGRRSEPLSDAIPSSLVNDNEHATRLQQDEPTLSNDLSQQESNPQNPLVTS; from the exons AACTTTGTGCTGTCCTTTGGAAAGGAGACATTACAGACAACAGCAGTTGCTCCACAGTTTCAGAAAAATATGGATTATGTGGACTTTATCcatttaaacattttagaaaagaaagTTCTTAACAATTCTGAGGTTTCAGTTCAATATTTATGTTCTAAGCCTTGTATTATCAGTTTGGAAGCAGTAGCTTCCTCTGAGTTCAGGACTGGTGTACCAGTGTATCGAAGGAGATGGAAGGATGAGAAGAACCTTTATGTTAGCAGAACTCGACAAGTACACTTGAAATTTCCAAGCATCATGGTTTACAGAGACGATTATATCATCAGGAACTCAATAATAGTGCACAGTGTGATACTGTACGCGTGGATTAGTCACAAATCAGCTAGCAACTATGATGATGAGCAGAGTGAAGACTACCAGGCTGCGGTTGCCAAGAATTACACATTCTTAGAGGCAGTTCCACCTTTTGAGCGGCCATATAAAGACCACAAAGTTTGTCTTCAGTGGGGTGCTGACTATTTGTGGATGCTCCAGGCAAATAGAATACCTCAGTGCCCTCATGAAAGTG ATGGTGTCCAGCTTCTCGAATTTATATATGCTTCCAGTGGAGAAAAAACAGGAATTGTGAAGAAATTTGAACAGTTTGAAAACAGAGAACTTGAGACAGTCAGACAACATCAGATTGATTATCCCAT GTTCACCATTTCAATCTGGCTGTATCTACTCCATCACTGTGAAAAGGATCTGTGTGGTATACTCTATTTTATTGATTCAAAAGAAATGTATGGTACTCCTGCTGTATTTCTAAATGAGGAAG GTTATGTGCATATTCAGATGCATCTCGTGAGAGGGGATGACCTTGCAGTGAAAACCAGTTTCAGCCTTCCTCTGAAGCAATGGTTTCGACTGGATATCTCCTTTAAGGGTGGACAG ATTGAAGTAAGCAGTGTTGGGAAGAATTTGAAAAGACATCATCATCAATCTTTTAC TTTTAGGGAAGATTTCTATTATGATGACACTGCTGGATACTTTGTTCTTGGGGGCAGTGGGTACGTAAATGGTATTGAAGCATTTTTTGGACCTGTGAAATATTATCGTCTCAGTGTGTTGGAAACAGAACAG ATTTCTAACCCTCATCATGACAAAGACATAGTGGAACAAATTGAAGTTTACTACGAGAGATGTATGGACATTCAAGAAATAGTTTATGACTACACATATATTGTAAGACAAGGCGAAAAAATGCGCAGAAGTT GTTACTATGAAAACTATTATTTGGAACTGATTCACAAATACGGAGAAAAATCCAAATGTGATGCTTTCATGTGGGGAAAAGAGCTCAGGGAAAAGTACCACACTTTGTTCAAACTGTTACAAGAGATGGATTTCAGTAGTCCAGATG tgttaGAAGATGGAAGTGATACAGTTGTAGAAGTTGGCCGGAGGATATTTGAGAAGGTTGTGAAAGCTCTGTCCAGCGCCAATGGCCTCAGCAATTTGGGCTCCTCTGTGCCTCTCCTGGTGGATTCCAGTTGTTGTGGATACCATAAGGCTTCCTATTTTCTTGCAGTTATATTTGAAACAGGGCTCGGTGTGCCTGTGGATCGTATAAAG GGACTGCTGTATAGTTTAGTTGGTGCTCAGGGGAACGAGAGACTTTCTGTGATGAATCTTGGCTATAAACATTACCAAGGCATTAATAACTATCCACTTGATTTGGAGCTGTCATATGCTTATTACAGTAATATTGCAATAAAGACATCCCTGGATCAACACAATATAAAAGGGGAACAG GCATTTGTTGAAACGATAAGACTGATGGATGATGAACTGCTAAAAgctcaaacaaaagaaaatggtgATGTCTTTATGTGGTTAAAACATGAAGCAACAAGAGGAAATGCAGCTGCACAG cAACGTTTGGCTCAGATGCTGTTTTGGGGCCAACAAGGAGTGGCAAAAAATCCTGAAGCTGCAATAGAATGGTATGCAAAGGGTGCAATAGAAACAGAAGATCCAGTGTTAATATATGATTATGCCATTGTGTTGTTTAAG GGTCAAGGTgtgaaaaagaatataaaactTGCATTGGAATTGATGAAGAAAGCAGCAGCCAAG GGCTTGCCCCAGGCAGTGAATGGATTAGGATGGTATTACCACAATTTTAAAAGAGACTACAGAAAAGCAGCCAAGCACTGGTTAATTGCTGAAGAATTGGGAAATCCAGATGCATCATACAACCTTGGTGTCCTATATTTAGATGGGATTTACCCCGGAGTACCTGGTAGAAATCAA ACAGTTGCTGCACGCTATTTCTATAAAGCTGCCCAAGGAGGACATATAGAAGGGACTTTACGATGCTCTCTGTATTACATCACAGGAAATATGGAAGACTTCCCTAGAGAGCCGGAAAAAGCTGTAAT CTGGGCAAAACACATTGCAGAGAAGAATGGCTACTTAGGTCATGTAATCAGAAAAGCTCTCAATGCTTATCTGGAACTTTCATG GCATGAAGCTCTGCTGCATTATATTTTAGCAGCTGAAACTGGGATTGAAGTGTCACAGTCAAATTTAGCACACATCTGTGAAGAAAGACCA GACCTAGCAAGAAAATACCTAGCAACTGATTGTGTTTGGAGATACTacaatttctctgtttctcaagTCAATGCTCCATCATTTG CTTATTTGAAGATGGGCGATTTCTACTACTATGGTTACCAGAACCAGTCTAAAGACCTTGAGCTCTCCATGCGGATGTATGCACAGGCTGCCTTGGAGGGAGATTCACAG GGTTTCTTTAATCTGGCCCTTGTCATAGAAGAGGGCAACTCCATACCTTCCTACATTCTGGATCACTTAGAAATTGATCAAGCATTGCATTCTAGTAATACATCACTTCTTCAGGAACTGTATTacag GTGCTGGAATAATAGTAACCAAGAATCAATTAGTCCATGTTCATTAGCattgctttatttttacatGAGAGTTCTCTGGAACAATGTTTTACACTCTACTCTG ATCTACTTCATGGGAACCTTTCTTTTATCTATTCTTGTTGCATTTGCAGTGCAGTCTTTTCAGTCTTTATCTG CCCATAATTCTGCTGGAAGAAGATCAGAACCATTGTCAGATGCCATCCCTTCTTCCTTAGTGAATGACAACGAGCATGCTACCAGATTACAGCAAGATGAACCTACTCTTTCAAATGATTTATCACAGCAGGAGTCAAACCCTCAGAATCCTCTTGTTACAAGCTGA